Part of the Triticum urartu cultivar G1812 chromosome 2, Tu2.1, whole genome shotgun sequence genome, TTAAAGAAAGCTCGCTGCTTTGACAAGCAGTCGCCACCTCCCTATTTTTTCTTAGGTGATCACCTTGTCTCGTTTACTGGTGGAAGACGTACGCCTCCGTCCTCTGGCGTCACTCGACTCGATCGAGCTTTCATTCTGCCCATGGAATGGAAATGACTCGCATCTTAATTTGATTCCTGATGCCATTGGTCAACAGCGTTAAACTCCGTCTGCCTTTCCTTCTGTTCGGCCTAGGTTCACATCAGCTTCCGAACgttttcctcctctctaagcATGCATTTTAACCCCCGTTCTCTTCTAGAAAACTGGATCTTAACCACTAATCCTGATGGTTTATGGTGATCACGTACGTCGCCTCTCCGTTTTCAATCTGTACTCGACGCTGTGACCGTGGTGCCTGACTTTGCATTTCAGATTATTAGATGGCGTTGCTCCTCTATGACAAAAGGACAGCACGGTTCAGGCACCAAACCTACTTTGTTTCTTGAGACACAAAATTCAGAACTTATCAATGTCGAGGAGGTTACACAGAATCCTACCCCAGAACATGATCAGCATGATAAGGTTCACAAGTTATCGGAGTGTTTCCTTGACAACACTAGCATAGAGACTGGGCCACTGGTGCAGGATTCCGGCCAGTAGAAGGTAGCCTGGACACAGTAGCGTTGCTTCCACTTTACAATATCCACGTAAAGACACACGAAATACAATATCTCTCCGTGGCCTCGCAATCATGCAGCCCAAATTAGGGTTGTTTTGCCTGTGCAAACCTTGCCGCTTCCCCACCTAAAGAATAGCAATAATGAACGAAAGAGAAGAAGTTCTTTTCGTCGGCAGGCAATTTCAAATCCTTCCTCTATGCAAGGATTTCTAATCTATTCATTGACAGCAATGTTGACCTTTGGTGGCAGTTGCTGAGCGGATGCTGAATTTTGTTTAGTGCTGGAAGACGCCCCTGATGTCACCTGACATTTGATCCATTCTGCGTGAGGATGACATGTCTGTGAGTAAAATTAGCAGCTTGATGCCATATGTCAGCAATGTATTCAACTACGACTTATGATTCTAAATCAAGCGCTCGTTTACTTGGTAGGTTCAGCTTATTTTCAAGCGTTTCTTTCAACCTCAGAGTATCGATGACAGCTTTTCATGCAGTGTTTGTTAGTCCATTTTGCTTGCCCCGTCGATTTACAGATCAGAAAAATCTTGATCGTCTTTGGTTTTTTGCAACTCATTTTTCACTACCTATTAGCTAACCGCAAAGGAAAGGAAACGAAGCTCCAGTTGTTGTTTTCCAAACCAAATTTTAATGTTTGTAAAGCAGTGTATCGCGGTTTTGTAAAGGAATTTTCGCGAATAGGGACGCAAGCTCCCCTGCACATGCAGTTCAACTTCATACTCGACTAAGGACAAACTGGCAGCATGAGTTAGATCCCAAATCTACTTTCTCATCCACCATTAACAATGCATGACCTTTCGTCACTCTCTTTTCGTTTTGCTGTAGCCGGGCTGACGCAAAACACATGTCCTCCTACCCAGCAGGTGGTAGGTAAGCTAATCGTGGATTGCTGTAGCCGTTTTCTCTAGAGATcttgcagaacaaaaacaaaaggaaaaaaaattaaaaGGATTCCGGACTTACTTCTCGAAACATAAGATCCAAAACTCATCGGTGCAGCAGTGGATTTAGCATCTCAATGACTCAACAATTCAACACGGATATGCTGCATATACATAACTGAAGAGTTTCATCAGCTGTCAGTGACCAACAAGATAGGATAGGATCCCAGAGAAAAAGGAAGCCTGAAACAGGAGCCAACATTGCTGATCTGCTCCATTTACAGATTACATACTGTACTATACTATGCAtccacacacacgcgcgcgcgcccAAATCTTCTCGGCATATCAAGGGCAGAAGTTGTTGTTAGCTATTGCGTATGATAGAAGTAGAAGGCAGCTTAGTTTCCCTGACACATAAAAAACTCTTTCAGAAGGAGGAGATCGAGGGGATCAAGAACGAGGAGACCCGAGCCTCCTGAGATTCTTGAGGTGCTTGAGGACGCTCCGGCAGACGCGCAGCCTGAAGCTCCGGACGGCGATCCTGAGCCTCTTGAGCCGGATGCCGATCCTCACCGCCCTGACGACCCTGCAGCCGCCAGCCCTCGCAAATGGCGCCGCCGGCGGCGGCCGCCTAGTCGGCCCCGTCTCGAGCGCCTTGTGGATCAGGAACTGCGCCTTCCAGTGCCGCGCCTCCTCGGCGTCCACCTTGTCCACCTTGGCGTAGGACATCGGCGCTGCCCTTAGCATCAACATCTTGGGGAATGATGGCGCTGCAGAGACGAGCcaacgaggaggaagaagagaggatTTTGTGTATGAGCTTCTTCTGTGCTGGTATCTGGAAGCTGGCATGGGACGTGTGCGCCTGTCCTCTGTTATATAGGCAGGCGACGGCAGCGCAGGCCTCAGGCGGGGCAAGCAGGCCGGTTCTACATCTGGTTCTATGTTTACAATGGCATTATTGATGAGATCACCAGAGTATTAGTTGGGCAGGCCGTGTCAATGTTTATGACTATTTATCTACTTGTTATTTCCAAGCTCATGAAAGAACCAAATAAAAATGTAGGTCTGGGTCCCTAAAAAAAATGTAGCTCTGGAAGGATGGCATGGCATATTTGCTAGTTACACTACGGTAGGGCTATCTAGCGGGCACCCCCCAGGCAGCAACGGCGTGGTCAATTTCGATAACCCAAATGGAAATTCAAACTTTCTTTTCTGAAATTACATTACGGAACTTTGGAAATTCTTGCCCGAGCTTTCAGAAATTGAAACTTTTCAGATTTCTGAAAACTTGGAAATTTCAACTTTTTTGATAGTTAATCTGTTGAAATTTGAACTTTAAACTTTCAAAAAATGTCGACCTTCgaaaattttaaactttcaagaATTTTAGAGATTCATGGGAAAAACCGAGGAAAACCAAAGTCCACGTGGGTGTGGACCCTACCTAGGAGAGAAAAATTGAAAGGTGAGTAAGAAAAGGCAACCACATGTGTCGGCACCGGGCCTAGATCGCGTCCTAACAAACACGAAAATCGTGCCCCCTACCCTCTAGCCGGAGTGCTCCATTCCTAGTGCATTTGTTTCATGGAAGGTATTCAAACCCAAGACCCCCTCCAAAGTATGCACGATGCTCTCCTAGTGGATCAATATACTAGAGTTGCATAGATGTGATCCCCATTCTTTGGTCAACTTTTAAAAATTCAAAATCAAAATTTTAACATCCAATAAAAGAGTGGTATATTCGATAATGATAATTCAGACCCCTTGGTAAAGAAACTCGGTCTACAACCCAAAACTTCCACATCTCTAGGCATCACTTTCAAAAAATGAAAGTCAACTCATGGTTTCAATTTGCCAAGTTTCAACATACGAGTGATAATTTACCGGTTGCCAACGCAGTTTCTATTGATGCCAATTTTATGCTTCAATGTGATCGGTAAAAGGGAGAAAGTCTAAGTTCCACGAGCATAACTGGAATGAATCATAAATCAAAGTAACCAGATTGCATCTTTTATGAAGCAACATAACATGTTATTACTACAAACCCAACCCTGAAAATAAAACAAATGAGATCCACAGGGGGGTTAAGAGATTTAAAAATGTGAAAAACTATTGGTTACATCATCTGATCTTGAGATCAAAGCCCCTGAGCCTACGTTGTCGGTTTGATCCCAATGATTATGTTGGTTTTTCCTTGATGATTGCTAGAACACCTCCCGCTCCCGCCTTGAAGCTGATGCTCAAAATTATGCTCTCTTTCCAAGCACAATGAAGTGGCAGGAGGAAGAAAGAAGCACCACGCTTGGCAGATTGCAACACTTATAGGGGATACTCTTCCTTTTCATTTCCATTTTAGTGTCATACAAGATATCTTCTTCTCTTTCTTGATAGCAGGAGGCGATCAATCAGAGAGGGCTACATGGACAATGGTGTTCCATCTAATCAAGGAGATCAACCATCAGTAGTGGTGCCAGGCCAGAGGAATGCCCTCGGCGAAGAACGGAGCTACAGTCCCAAATAGTAGCAAATTATGTTATTGTATCTATAGTGAACGAAAGAACGAGAGGGCGTGCCCCAGGCCACGACCCCAGTTGCCCGGGGTCTAGCGCTGCAACTGTCAACCATCAATGGCCTAGGTTAGTTCTGTGGCCATGTTATATTCGAGAGGTGTTTATACTAGTGGTTTGGTTAATAGATCTAAGATCTTGTCATCGGGAATCACCAAGTGATAGGTACAATggcccgatctttcgatgagatgatatgGATTTTTTTGCGGGAATTGTTTGGCAATCCGAATACATCAAACACTTGGCGGTGCaccttagcaatcactaaaccaactctTGTACGACTATTGATGGTGTTGGAAACATGGTGAGCCTGATGACAAAGATGAATCATTGTATGCAACTGAAGAATAGGCAAGAATTAAAGATATGCAATCTGAATTACTGATATAAGATGAAATACTTAATTAACACAATGAGGTTCCGATGACGCATAGTAAAGAAGGTCTAGCTGTCTCTCACGTCTACGACAACTACGAAATGTTAAAATTTAGTCAAATAACCCAAACCCTAATGTGACGCCCTCGGGGAGGTATTTCAGGAGGTACAAATGGTGAGCTCAACCAACCCATGGTGGGGTGATCCAACCTTAAGTCTGTATCATCCCTTAATAAAGACTCTCAAAAAAATTGCAGATAGTCTTTTAGTCTAGAAGTACATGGGCATGGCACAAAACTAGGTAGCGCAACACCTATACATGGATATAGACAAAGTTATAAAAGGTCATCATGTATATTTCTTCACTTGCCATCATAGTAGCTTCAAAGTCATGAAATCTCTacttgctaattgggttttctCCTTCTACCATTGTTGCTATATCCAGACTTGATCATACTATCATGTATGTCCCGCTTGTCCATACTAGGTCCTTCATTCTCAAGTATACAAATATATCCTACTTAGGCATCATCATATTGTCATAGCACTTGCAAGAATCCATATAAATGGAAGTACCTTGTATTTGAGTTGGCGTGTGCAAGCTCTAGTCATCTGAACTTAACTTGGCGTGGTCGTGGGGGCTGAGGGGTGTAACTGTAATAGGGATGTGCTCAACACTAAGATGATTAGAGCGCCCCTCAAAACACCCACAACCATCTGAACCATGCAGTCCGGACGTGTTTTCCCATCCAACGCAGTCCTGTATCCGTCCGCCGACCGGTTCGAATGTGCTTTCCCCTGCAAATCAGAAAAAACCGGGAGAGGGGTTTGTGGGCATCCGGACCGCTGCCATGCCCAGTTCTGACCGCCGTGGGCCACCAAAAACCCCTCTCCCTTGCCCACATGCTTTCCCTCCTGAAGCCAGTTGTCCGCATTCAGGTCGGCCTAGAGCAGACATGACCGCTCACTTGAGCCGGCATTGAAACGGCTCACCAGCCAAGAGTGCTGCCCGCTGCTCGCCCACTGTGCACGCCTTCTCTCCGCATTGAAACGGCATCTGTCTGCCTGCCTAACTCCGTTAAAATGGCGAGAGTGCTGAGGAACCTACTATGGCACCTCAAGCACCACACGCCTGTTCCTGTGCCAGCCGACATTAAACACCTCTCCGGTCGGCTCCTCGCATCCACCCGCTATATAAACGGGGCCAAACCTCGGGCAAGAATCGCACCTCATCTCCTCTCTCCATCTCCTGCTTGTACAACACCCGCCATGGCCTCCGTCGAGCAGAAGAAGAAGTCTCCAGCATTgcagttgaaggaaatatgcactagaggcaataataaagttgttattttatatttccttattcatgataaaggtttattattcatgctaatttgtattgatcagaaacctaaatacatgtgtgaatacataaacaaacaccgtgtccctagtgagcctctacttgactagctcgttgatcaaagatggttaaggtttcctaaccatggacatgagttgtcatttgatgaatgggatcacatcattaggagaatgatgtgatggacagacccattcgttagcttagcataatgatcgttcagttttgttgctattgctttattcatgccaaatacatattccttcaactatgagattatgcaactcccggataccggaggaatgccttatgtgctatcaaacatcataacgtaactggatgattataaatatgctctacaggtatctccgaaggtgtttgttgagttggcatagattgagattaggatttgtcactccgagtatcggagaggtatctctgggccctctcggtaatacacatcataagcttgcaagcaaacgactaaggagttagtcacgaggtgatgtattacggaacgagtaaagagaattgctagtaacgagattgaactagatatgaagatacctacgatcgaatctcgggcaagtaacataccgatggacaaagggaattacgtatgttgtcataacggttcgaccgataaagatcttcgtagaatatgtaggagccaatatgggcatgcaggttccgctattggttattgaccgtagaggtgtctcggtcatgtctacatagttcttgaacccgtagggtccgcacgcttaacgttcgttgacgatatagtattatatgagttatgtgatttggtgaccgaatgttgttcggagtatcagatgagatcacggatacGACGAGCAGTACCGAAATGGTTgagagataaagattgatatataggacgatggtattcggacaccggaagtgtttcagaGGGTACCGGGTAATTATCGGGTCACTGAAAAGGAGTTTTGAGCAccccccggcaaagatatgggccttatgggccaagagtcgctctccctcctctttccttcccccttcttcttacaaggaaggggggcgcagGGCAAGGCAGCAGCCCTAGGGCTGCCGCTAGGTCTCTTGGGGCGCCCTAGGGGCTGCctcctcccctcccacctatatatacatggGTAGGGGCGCCACACAAGCACACACACACCATTGTCTTAGTTGTGTGTGGCGCCCCCGTCCACCGTTTActccctcggtcatattttcgtagtgcttatgcgaagccctgcggagaacacatcaccatcatcgtcaccacgtcatcgtgctgtcggaactcatctactacctcgtcgtcttgctggatcaagaaggcggaggacgtcactgagctgaacgtgtgcagaacggggaggtgtcatgcgttccatactagatcggttggagcgcgaagaaagttcgactacatcgaccgcgttgtgaaacgcttccgcttacggtttacgagggtacgtagacatactctccccctcgttgctatgcatctccatgtatagatcattgcgtgtgcgtataattttttttgttttccatgcaacgattcccaacagCAGTGACCTGGGTTGCCCGGCGAGCCAGCCCAATACAGGTTGGCCTGCGGGCAAACACTCTGAATTTGGCACCACCGACATCACCAGCCCCTCCTCGCCCGTCCAGGCTAGCTAACGCCGTCTCGCAAATCCGTCGTGAGCAATGGCGGCAACACATCAGGCAGGTGGGGAGAGAAGCCATGTCTGCTGAGGTCGATACATCCGCGGCCACCGCGGATAGCGAGAAAAAGTAAACCATGGGAGGTCACAACCGCTGGCtcccatgaaggccaccaccACCACATCGCCGGATTGCACAACCGGTGACTTGCCTGCTTCGCGGGGGCGTAGGCCACGACGACCGTCTTCCTCGGCCCAAAAAATCGACCCTGATCGGTGCTTCCCGATGGCGGAGGGATGCTATTCTTCCCCTCCCGCTTAAGCATATCCCTCTGGGGCTCACAACAGTCCGATAAGCGGTGTGTCGGACATATGAAAGACACATCGTAGGAATCGAGATCCGCCGTGACCGGCATTAGAGTAATTTTAGCCTATTCTGATGTAGTTTAGTTAAAATATGTCTGAAATGTATTTTTTTTTCATCCGGTTAGTTGAAACCTGACTTGAAATGTATGCAGCTAACTTTGAATGGGCGACTTCCATCCATGTGCGCAGACTAGTCTTTGCGGGTTAGCGTTGGACATGTCCTTATGGGCCAGTTCTTTTGAGGTTATTGTAGACAATCTTGGTTAGAGAATGGATAAGCTGAAAAGAACTCCATCTGATTTTAGAATGGATAAGCTGAAAAGAACTCCATCTGATTCTTGAAAATCATCTGAGAATCGCTAGTGCAATCGAAAAGGGTGGGTAACCCACGATTGATTCTGGCGATTCTCGTCGCTCccgcaaaagaaaacaaaaacgGCTCGCTTTAAGTCGCTACCCCTGTTACAGCACCGAATTACATCCAAACTGCCACTGGGACCGAACTGAAGCACATGCAGAAAATGAATCGGGCCAGCTAGATCTCACGCAGCACCTCCGGCCCTGCCTCGCCGGAGCTCGCCCCGCCCTTGCCCGAACTAGAGCGTGGCCGCCTCGTCCCTCCCCGTTCTCTAGTGAGCTCTGACCTCCTCCTCTCTGTTAAATAGGAGTAGATGGCTGCATATGAATGCATATTGGGGGATTTTAGAGCTTATAATCGATGCGGCTAGCATGTGGAATCCATTTTTGTTGAACAACTTCAAGATCCGTTGTTGCTTGGCATGAATTTGAAGGGCTGAATGTCGTGTTTGGAGGCAGGAGAGAAGGAGGCAGTGAGGTGTGTAGGTTGGATGTTGCGATCCTACAAATGAATAAAATACAACTAGTAGATGTGTATTACAGGCATGTTTAGTTTAATTTCAGTCAAGGGCATTACAGACATTTGAGCACATAACTTATCCAACAATCTCATACCACAATCTTAGAAAAGAACTCGATGGTTGATTTTGTGGAAAGTTTCTGAAAATCTGATTCTAGAGAATCAAAAGCTGAAAAGAACTGATGGTGATcatagttttaaatagccggCTATAGCGCCGCTAAATGATCGGCTTTACAAATAGCCCGCTAGCCCGTTTTAGCCCGCTTTAACTGATTTGGAGACCCGCCGCTATTTTTCATAGCCCATTATTTAAAACATTGATGGTGATTCTAAACAATCTTGGTTGGAGAATCGATAAGCTGAAAAGAACTCGATCTACCCcgcaaaaagaaagaaagaaaagaagtCGATCTGATTCTTGAAAATCATCTGACAAACCAGGAGTCGGTGCTGAAACCAGGAGTAAATCTTTCATTATCAGAAAAACCAAACTCAAAATTTGGCTTGTCAAAGATGCAGATTGTTTTTTCCATGAAGAGAAGATGGCCATCCTTTTCAATTGGCATGTCAATCAAATTGTTAATGGTGCTCGAATCAGCCGCTAAGTCAACTGTTGATTATTGGAGAGAGAAGGTAGGTACAGTAGGGAGGGAGCGGAAATGATAAATAAGTCTTGTGAGAGGCAGGCGCATCCGGACCTAGGCAGGCCGGCACCAGATGCATCGCTTGAAGCAAGGGCACGAGAAAAGGTTCTTCTAGCATCCTCAAAGGTCAGCGAGCTTCCGACGCTTCCCACCTGTTTGGCCTAGGAAGAACCGGCGGAGGGGCCGCCTCAATATTCTGATCAAAGGTTAAGCAGGCCCAGGGTTCGTGGAATCGGTGAATTAATTATGTATGTAATGGGATTAAGCATCTTTTTGATAAAATTGCGTGCAGCTCGATTGCGCTTCCTTCTCGCAGGGAAATACGTAACATGTAATCGAGTTCATGATTATTTTTCCAGAGAGGAAAGTCAGTGATTTCTGACGAATGGGTATACCAGTTCAACGTGGCAGCCTGAACTGCTGCCTCCCCGGATCTGACTGTTATTCCAAGGAGCATTGGTGTTACCGTTTGATTAGGTCCGAAAAAAGATATCCTCGTTGGATGCTGAATAATGCCTTGATGGGCTAGTTACTGCTAAATCTGTCCTTGGATCCTTCCTGGCTGCGCAAGGATCAACGGACGGGACAAGGTTATGAGCTGCTCATTTGTCTCTTCGGTTGTTCCCTCTCCTGCCCTTCCACCAACATTACTCTAATCAGGTACGCAGGCCAATTTGCTGAAGAACAGGTCTGCAGCCTGCAGGGCAAGGATAGGTCAATACCACCGGATTACTTTGCTCTTTATTACTACAAACAAGGCCAGTTGCACATTTTGTTGTCTTTGTGCTTTTTTTTTGCGGATTTATTGTCTTTGTGCTTAACTGTTTCACAAAGAAATACGTAAAAACCATCGGTCGATATTTCTAGTAAAACAACAGGGTAGTGCCCAAGCCCCCGAGAGACTATTTTAGGTGGGGAGAGTTCAGAATAGCATGTGAATCCTGAAGGAGCACCATCTCATTGTAAACTTGATTGAACAAAAAAATTCAGCTAGCAGCGGGAGACGACAAGGACGATGCTCAACATTTCCTAAAAAAACTGAGATAATGCCGAACATAAGTTGGTGAGTGGATCAATCTGCCGAACTTGCAGCAGCATAAACGTTAATCTTCTTCGGGCATCATCGCTGCACGTTAGCGAGAAGCGGCTGCTTTGCGTCGTCCCACTTGTCCAGTCTTCTCCTCGCCTCCTCGACCTACGTTCGGACACAAAATTCGCAATATACTTTATCAGTGAAGTTCGAGAGGACAACTGAAACAGCCTAACCTAGATGATGACAGAAGCCAATTTTCTAAAAATAAGAAGTGATGATCATAGAAGGATGCATTTGGGTGAATAATGATCTAAAATAAAGAAATGTACTACTAGTTTTTAAATGCTAAATTAAGAGAGGACAGATGAGACAACCCGAGTGATCATACAAAGCATGCACGCACTTGGCGAAATGATTGCGCTAAAATAATGAGTTGGCACATGATTTAGATGCGGCTTAGCATGTGAGATTGGGGAATCGTCTGACAGTGTAACGGCCTGGATGGTTAACGACGAACGTGATGATCTAACAATAAGAGATAAGGCTTGCTCCTACCTCCTTTTCCCAATCAGTTCTGAATGTGATCCACAATAGGATAATTGTTTGGATGAGCGTGCCTCCAATCATGCCTCCCCACAACCCCTGTATGCAACCTCTATCATCAGTGCAGTTCATCACACATGCAGAAGCTAATTTACCGACAGTTGACAACTGATGAGTCAACTCGACATGAATGGTGATTCTGCCATCTTTGGTGAATCAACGCTTTGAAACCAGCGGTACTAGCTTGAGAGTAAAACAGTACGTACCTTGATTCCATAGTCAAACTTGAAGCCCAGGAGCGCGCCAAGGGGTACGCCGATGAAGTAATAGCATCCAATGTTGATGTATGCTACCAATGCTTGCCACCCACAGCCAACAGCAACACCTTCATTGGGTCAGGGAAAAGGACACTGGTCAAGActtttttttttagaaaaggaggacgacccccggcctctgcatctggacgatgcatacggccactttattaattattgaCATAAGACCATACAGAGTCATACAATAATAAGTCTAAAGTCACCAAACTAAGCAACAACTGTCGGTATCCCTATCCAGTTGATGTAGGGGCGCTGAAagtctgggtctaataccaaacagaccatGCAGCCAAACCTAAACATCTAAAGACTTGAGGTCCCacccaggacgcctgccgggtatgggcaCCCACCAGTCCGGCGTGCTTTTCAACCAAGACCCatgccgggtatgaggccgccgcagccacctgccacgaATTCATCTTCAGAGCTGTACTGCTACATCAACCTTGGCTGGTCCAACTGCCGCcgacgccaccatgacgccagGCAACGTCaccctcctgcgcgagtccatctccgcTCATCAGGCGCCGAGTCTCCACTGCGCCACGCCGCCGAGATCCGCCGTCATCAATGGAGCAGATGAAACACCGCTCCTCCTCTTGTCCCCTCCAACCAGCACTCgctccaaaacgatgcccccATGAGGGAGAACGATACCGATAGCACCGTCATCGTCCGATCCGGTAGAcccggatctagggtttcccccggaacTTCCCGATCAGGTTGATGAGACCTGCAACGACGATGCCTCCAGAAGGAAACAACGTCTGAGACGCCGCCATCGTCCGCCAAGACCACAGTCTGGCGCGATTTTCATCGGAAGCCACGTCTTCCCGACCTCGTGGCTGGCTGGAATCGAGCGGAACCTCGCCACGAAGACGTATGTTACCGTCGGTACTCCGACGGAGATCCGGCATCTCCTCACCGGTCCCTCCACGCGCCGCCGGTCGGCGAAAGGCCTCCCCGCGACGGATCCAAACGGGGCGTTGGATCCGCAGTAGCCGTCGTCACCATCACAAGCAGGACAGCCCACCTTGCCGGATGGGGCACTGCCACCGTCGCCGTCCATGCagggccgccgctccgccggcgATGGTGCTCGGGCCCCCGCCGCACAGCCCGGATACTCCGTCCTAGCCGCCGCCGTTGGATCTCATGAGAAgggccgcccccgccgcctcAGATGGGATCCGCATCCTCCCCCCGCCCAGGACCTTTGGCACTGGGcccgccgccaccgcggcccACGCCGGCGGCAGGAGGGGGTGGAGGGGGAGGTGGGAGGTGCTGGCGGCGCTAGGGTTGGGGCCTCTGGCGTCGCCCGGGGGAAGGCGACGCGAGGGGTGCGAGAGGGACCCGGGGGGGGGGGCACGCGGGCGGGGGAAGATACACGCAGAGCACCGGGACTGATTATGGCTCATACCTGATAGCAAAACGGGCTGGATTTCCGCCAGAGCACCCCTGGTTGCTCGAGCAAGCAAAGGACGGATCAGGCGATTCGGACGCGGACGGCCTCGCCGCCGAAGTTGAGATGTAGCATGAGCTTTGCCCTGAGCCAGGAAAGCCAAGAGAAACGCCGGCTACGACGATCTTGCTTATGAGCGCGGACATGCGCTGGCTGGTGTGGACCACCCATAATAGCAAGGAGACGCGGCGAGGACCTGGAGAGTTCCCGGCGCTTCGAAAGTTTCTA contains:
- the LOC125541433 gene encoding uncharacterized protein LOC125541433, with translation MPASRYQHRRSSYTKSSLLPPRWLVSAAPSFPKMLMLRAAPMSYAKVDKVDAEEARHWKAQFLIHKALETGPTRRPPPAAPFARAGGCRVVRAVRIGIRLKRLRIAVRSFRLRVCRSVLKHLKNLRRLGSPRS
- the LOC125535840 gene encoding protein DETOXIFICATION 39-like, which produces MDGDGGSAPSGKVGCPACDGDDGYCGSNAPFGSVAGRPFADRRRVEGPPNEGVAVGCGWQALVAYINIGCYYFIGVPLGALLGFKFDYGIKGLWGGMIGGTLIQTIILLWITFRTDWEKEVEEARRRLDKWDDAKQPLLANVQR